TTCGGGTCGTCGTCCCCAATGAGCACCTTCGTCCCTTCCACGGATGCTCCCCCCTTCACGATCCCATTGTCCTCTCCCCCCATTCTACCATGAAACCCACGGCGGCCTGTCTTCCGAAACTTACGTCTACCATATTAAACCATATTCATAACTATACGAAAAATCGTTGACGATTTTCATTTCATCGTTTACGATACTCTTGTATATCGATGCTATGCTGTAGGGAAAGAAGGATCCGTGCCCCATCCCCATTTCGGACAAGGAGGTTGCCCGCCCCATGCGCGACATCGAAACGGTGGAAGCGTTTGACCGCGCGATCGCCGGGCCCGATCTCGTCATCGCCGAGTTCTACGCCGATTGGTGCCCCGACTGCCAGCGCATCAAACCGTTCATGCCCGAGGTGGCCAACGCCTTTGCCGACAAGCTGACCGTTATCCGCGTCGACCGCGAAAAGCTTCCCGAGCTGTTTGCGCGCTACGACGTGTTCGGCATCCCCAGCTTCATCGCCTTTCGAAACGGCCGCGAGCTGGTTCGCTTTGTCAGCCGCGACCCGAAAACGCGAGAGGAAATCGAACAGTTCTTCCGCCGCGCCGTGCAAGTGGCGGAAGCGCTTGACACCGAATAAGGAAGCGGCGCCTCGTTCCTATAGGGCGAGGCGCCGCGCCGTTTTGTCCCCATCATTTGAAAAAGCGGATGGACATCGGGTACCGGTAGGTCTGGCCCTCATTGGCTTTCACAGCAGCAATGATGACGAACACCACTTGGATGACCAGGAGAGCCAACAGCAGGGGAAGGCCGATCAAGACAAACACAAGCAGCGCCGCAACCAGCCCATAAAGGGTGAGGGAGAGTTGAAAATTGAGCGCCTCCTTCCCCTGGTCGTCGACAAACGGCGAATCGTGCCGTTTGAGCAGCCACACCACCAGCGGGCCAAAGACGTGCCCCATGGGGACGATGTACCCCGCCAGCGCCGCCAAGTGGCAAACCGTGGCCCACATGCGGGCCTGCTTTTCGTCCATCGCCGCCATGACAACCCCTCCGTTTCCGTGTCTTGCTTCTATCCATACGCAGGTTTTCCGGAACCGGCACATCGGCTTTCTCCCCCTCACAAACCGCCGATCATAGGCCTGTTGCCTATGGCATATGGGTGAAGGGGAAAGCTTGATCGACGCGAGCGGAGGGGTCGCGCGTGAACCGAGCATGGCTGGTCATCGGGCAGATCGCCTTTACGTACATCGGTACCGTTGTGGGAGCAGGCTTTGCTTCGGGGCAAGAAATCTTGCACTTTTTCTCCCAACACGGCACCTATGGCACGCTGGGCATCGTCCTTTCCGCGGTGCTGTTCATGTGGCTCGGCGCGCGCATCATGCGCCTGGCCCACCGCCTCGGCGCGTTTTCCTATCAGGAGTTTAACACGTACCTGTTCGGTTCGACCCTCGGGCGAATCGTCAACGTGCTCATGCCGCTCATCCTGCTCGGGGTAACCTCGGTGATGCTCTCCGGAACGGGGTCCATCTTCCACGAACAGCTGGGCCTTCCGTACCAGGCGGGCATCCTCGTCACCTTGCTCCTCACCTATTTCGTGATCGCCCGCGGCATGAGCGGCATCCTGACCGTCAACTCCCTCGTCGTGCCGCTGATGTTCCTGTTCACGCTGCTCATTGGCCTCGACCTGCTGCGCAATCCGGACGCGGTCCTCTCCCCTGCCGCCCCACACGACGGCTGGCGCTGGGCGATCGCCCCGTTCACCTACGTCGCCTTTAATCTCGCCATGGCCTTGTCCGTGCTCGTTCCCCTGGGCAGCGAAATGAAGGCGGAGCGCCTGCTCACCTGGGGCGGATTTTGGGGCGGCATCGGCTTGGGGGGGATGCTCCTCGTCAGCCACTTGGCCATGGCGGCCCAGGGCGCGGCCATCTTCCAGTATGAGATTCCCATGGCCCACATCGTGCGCGAGCTGGGCCGCACCGCACAAGTCTTGTTCCTCCTCGTCGTCTACGGCGAGATCTTCACCACGCTCATCGCGAACGTCTACGGCCTGGCTCGCCAGTTTCAGCAGATGCTCAAGTGGCCGGAAAAACCCTTGATCCTCGCCATTCTGATGACGAGCTTCCTGATCAGCCAGTTCGGTTTTCACACGCTGGTGGCGTATCTGTACCCGGCCTTTGGCTATGTGGGGCTGGCCCTTCTCGTGATGGCGGCGCTCAAGCGGGGGTGACCGTTCACGATCCCGATGGCGAGGACGGCGGAGCGTCCAACAAGTGCGCCAGAAGTCCCGCATACAGCTCCACCGCCGACGGGAACTGCTGAGGGCACCGTCCGGTCACCTCCCGAATGCGGGCCAAGCGGTACAACAAGGTGTTCCGATGCACATGCAATTGGCGGGCCGCTTCGGAAACATTCAGGTGGCAACGGAAAAAAACGCGCAACGTGTGAATCCACTCGTCGCGCTCGGGACGGTTCACCAATGGCCCAACGGTACGCGCGATCAGCTCCCGCTTTTTGTCGAGGGGAAGGTCATCGACAAGGCGAAGCAGCTGCACCTCTTCCGCCCTGTAAACCCCTCCGGGTTCGCCGACGCGTTTGAGCAGCCCGGCAATGCGGCTCGCCTCGCGGTAGGCCGGAGCCACTTCGCCCGCCGGCGCCTCTGTCACCACGACGTACACGTCCCGTCCATCCCCGCAACACGCGCGGTACAGACGATCGGCAAACGAACGCAAAGCTTCCCCATTGCGCTCCCCGCGCATCACGCGCAGCACGACCACTTCGCCGGAGTGCCCGATGGTCACCTGGTCCTCCCGCTCCAGGAGGTTCCGGACGGAGGACAACCGACCCTCCACCGAAACGGGTTCGTCCACCGCGTCCAACACATAGACTGCCCGCGGAAGCCGAATGTCGATGCCATAGGTTTCATGGGTGATGCGCACCGCGTTTCCCTCCCCACCGGCACAACAGCACAGAAGCGCCCCCTTTGACGAGGACGCTTCTTGTTTACAACAGCACAAGGAAAAGCATCCAGACGGTCGCCATGGCCACAAGGCCCTGAACCAAGGTCGCTGCGGTCTGGGCACGATAGGCGGTCGTCACGCTCATGCCGCTGAATTGCGACACCACCCAGAAATAGCTGTCGTTGACGTGGGAGACGGTCATGGCACCGGCGCCGATGGCCATTACCGTCAACACGGGTCCCCACCCCGAAGCCAAGCCGAGGGATTCCAGCATCGGCGCTACAATGGCCGATGTCGTCACCAGCGCCACCGTCGACGACCCCTGGGCCGTTTTCAGCGCAGCGGCCATGAGAAAGGGAAGAAACAGGCCCAGATGCGCATCGCGCAGCACCGCGCCAATGTAATCACCGACAGTAGTCGCCTTGAGCACCGCTCCGAAGGCGCCGCCCGCCCCCGTAATCATCAGAATCGATGCCGCGTCCACCAGTCCTTTTCCCACCCAATCTGTCAAAGTCTCACCGTCCCACCGGGGAAGCAGCAGCAGCGCGCAGGCAAGCCCGACGAAGAGCGCGTTCACCGGTGTGCCCAAGAAGACCAGCACATCCTTGAGGATGCCCTCGCCAAAAGGTTGGCTGGGAAACTGGGCGATGGACCCCAACGCGATCAGCACAATCGGACCCACGATGGGCAAAAAGGCTTTCCAAGCGGACGGCAGCGCAGCAGGCGCCAGTTCGGCCGCATCGATTCCATCACCCGAATCCCGATCAAAGGCCGTGGGCAGTTTTACCGCCACCCTCTTGGCCCACAGGTACCCGGCTGCCGCCGCGGGAATCGCCACCACAAGCCCCGCGACGATCACCTGAAACAGGGCACCTTCCAATCCCAGATTGGCGGCAGCGGCTATGGGCCCCGGCGTGGGCGGAACGAGCGTGTGCGTCGCGTACAACC
This portion of the Calditerricola satsumensis genome encodes:
- a CDS encoding thioredoxin family protein; this translates as MRDIETVEAFDRAIAGPDLVIAEFYADWCPDCQRIKPFMPEVANAFADKLTVIRVDREKLPELFARYDVFGIPSFIAFRNGRELVRFVSRDPKTREEIEQFFRRAVQVAEALDTE
- a CDS encoding DUF4870 domain-containing protein: MAAMDEKQARMWATVCHLAALAGYIVPMGHVFGPLVVWLLKRHDSPFVDDQGKEALNFQLSLTLYGLVAALLVFVLIGLPLLLALLVIQVVFVIIAAVKANEGQTYRYPMSIRFFK
- a CDS encoding YkvI family membrane protein — translated: MNRAWLVIGQIAFTYIGTVVGAGFASGQEILHFFSQHGTYGTLGIVLSAVLFMWLGARIMRLAHRLGAFSYQEFNTYLFGSTLGRIVNVLMPLILLGVTSVMLSGTGSIFHEQLGLPYQAGILVTLLLTYFVIARGMSGILTVNSLVVPLMFLFTLLIGLDLLRNPDAVLSPAAPHDGWRWAIAPFTYVAFNLAMALSVLVPLGSEMKAERLLTWGGFWGGIGLGGMLLVSHLAMAAQGAAIFQYEIPMAHIVRELGRTAQVLFLLVVYGEIFTTLIANVYGLARQFQQMLKWPEKPLILAILMTSFLISQFGFHTLVAYLYPAFGYVGLALLVMAALKRG
- a CDS encoding PucR family transcriptional regulator; translation: MRITHETYGIDIRLPRAVYVLDAVDEPVSVEGRLSSVRNLLEREDQVTIGHSGEVVVLRVMRGERNGEALRSFADRLYRACCGDGRDVYVVVTEAPAGEVAPAYREASRIAGLLKRVGEPGGVYRAEEVQLLRLVDDLPLDKKRELIARTVGPLVNRPERDEWIHTLRVFFRCHLNVSEAARQLHVHRNTLLYRLARIREVTGRCPQQFPSAVELYAGLLAHLLDAPPSSPSGS
- a CDS encoding GntP family permease, translated to MEAHTAVLGPWVLVFLLISIIWIIVSTSKWKIHPFLSLLVAAYGMALGTQWVAMGYGIPAPFKDSIGKVIADGFGGILGYIGLVIIAGTIIGVILEKSGAVLKMAEVVLKVVGPKRPMLAMSIIGYIVSIPVFCDSGYVILSSLKRALARKAAVPLAGMAVALSTGLYATHTLVPPTPGPIAAAANLGLEGALFQVIVAGLVVAIPAAAAGYLWAKRVAVKLPTAFDRDSGDGIDAAELAPAALPSAWKAFLPIVGPIVLIALGSIAQFPSQPFGEGILKDVLVFLGTPVNALFVGLACALLLLPRWDGETLTDWVGKGLVDAASILMITGAGGAFGAVLKATTVGDYIGAVLRDAHLGLFLPFLMAAALKTAQGSSTVALVTTSAIVAPMLESLGLASGWGPVLTVMAIGAGAMTVSHVNDSYFWVVSQFSGMSVTTAYRAQTAATLVQGLVAMATVWMLFLVLL